The Chroogloeocystis siderophila 5.2 s.c.1 genome includes a region encoding these proteins:
- a CDS encoding cellulase family glycosylhydrolase, with translation MGNKFQDSQGKTVVLRGVSLTDAEHISKNFGYKFIIDLLTDPSKNWHTKIVRVPIHPHTWLENEAFSQTKADRHFDQYLKPLVDYATSKGLYVIIDWHYVQDPRSKQSQTLAFWKYMAPKFSSYSNVLYEIFNENSSNASRGMNWSTWKNLAQPWINTIRSAGAPNIILICGPQYCQHMREAADAPFYDPMFPNSPNLAYVAHIYPSFYGRQGSSQRQKYEYEIGYLAQRYPVVVTEWGWDEDMSGTEVYGNQNSYGNELKKFIDDYGLSWTSWVASNNPWYPQLFDRNWNPRNSPRYHGSFTRDWLSEKRNSNSPQAKPSTFSFPLRIVAGSNTEFIASDGSKWVPDQGFLNGLTVERGDVPIANTSNARIYQTERYGLTGYTFAIPNGNYLVKLHFAETYNGISAKGQRVFDVAVEEAKLANIDVYSEANGRNNALVKTVKVTVKDGQLDIKFMPRVQLPMINALEVIPTK, from the coding sequence GTGGGTAATAAATTCCAAGATTCTCAAGGCAAGACTGTTGTATTGCGTGGAGTTAGTCTTACAGATGCAGAACATATTAGTAAGAATTTTGGCTATAAATTTATTATCGATTTACTCACCGATCCGAGTAAAAATTGGCATACCAAAATTGTTCGCGTTCCGATTCATCCTCATACTTGGTTAGAAAACGAAGCTTTTTCTCAAACGAAGGCAGATCGCCACTTCGATCAGTACTTAAAGCCTTTGGTAGACTATGCAACCTCAAAAGGATTGTATGTCATTATCGATTGGCATTACGTACAAGATCCGCGTAGCAAACAAAGTCAAACACTTGCCTTCTGGAAGTACATGGCACCTAAGTTTAGTTCCTATAGCAATGTTCTCTATGAGATATTCAATGAAAACTCTAGCAATGCTAGTCGTGGGATGAATTGGAGTACTTGGAAAAATCTGGCGCAACCGTGGATTAATACAATTCGCTCTGCTGGCGCACCAAATATTATTTTAATCTGCGGTCCTCAATACTGCCAGCATATGCGTGAGGCTGCTGATGCGCCATTTTACGATCCTATGTTTCCTAATTCGCCAAATTTAGCTTATGTTGCACACATTTACCCTAGCTTTTATGGGCGTCAAGGAAGTTCACAGCGACAAAAGTATGAGTACGAAATCGGCTACTTAGCGCAGCGTTACCCAGTCGTCGTGACTGAATGGGGGTGGGATGAAGATATGTCAGGTACGGAAGTTTATGGAAATCAAAATAGTTATGGAAATGAATTAAAGAAATTTATTGATGATTATGGTTTAAGTTGGACGAGTTGGGTAGCAAGTAATAACCCTTGGTATCCACAGTTATTTGATCGTAACTGGAATCCGCGCAATAGTCCTCGATATCATGGAAGCTTTACACGCGATTGGTTATCCGAAAAGCGTAACAGCAATTCACCACAAGCTAAACCATCAACATTCAGCTTCCCACTCCGAATTGTAGCAGGAAGCAATACAGAGTTTATTGCATCTGATGGTAGTAAATGGGTTCCAGATCAAGGTTTTTTAAATGGTTTAACCGTAGAGCGTGGTGACGTTCCTATTGCTAATACATCCAATGCTAGAATTTACCAAACTGAACGGTATGGTCTGACAGGTTATACATTCGCAATTCCTAACGGTAACTACCTTGTTAAACTACATTTTGCAGAAACTTATAATGGTATTTCAGCAAAAGGTCAACGCGTATTTGATGTGGCAGTAGAAGAGGCAAAACTGGCAAATATTGATGTATACTCAGAAGCGAATGGTAGAAATAATGCGCTTGTCAAAACCGTTAAGGTTACAGTAAAAGACGGTCAGTTAGATATCAAATTTATGCCCCGCGTTCAGCTACCCATGATTAATGCTTTAGAAGTCATACCGACAAAATGA
- a CDS encoding DUF1823 family protein, whose product MNIPQLLPLNTDTIWAIINNTIDDATVNRLVWHYLGYRYDEATDTWDNTKVVDEWRNEYPQPPNFIESRPATVKLTRSIPPENKQLLKEIGFSGYKIGEFEPRQTRRATVANWLLSYMQQTNENI is encoded by the coding sequence ATGAACATCCCTCAATTGTTACCACTAAATACAGACACAATTTGGGCAATTATCAACAATACAATTGACGATGCGACCGTTAATCGATTGGTATGGCACTATTTAGGTTATCGTTACGATGAGGCGACGGATACATGGGATAACACAAAAGTTGTAGACGAGTGGCGCAATGAGTATCCACAACCACCAAACTTCATCGAGAGTCGTCCCGCGACAGTCAAGCTAACTCGTTCAATTCCTCCAGAAAATAAACAGCTTTTAAAAGAAATCGGTTTTTCTGGTTATAAAATTGGCGAGTTTGAACCTCGACAAACTCGCCGCGCAACAGTTGCAAACTGGTTATTAAGTTATATGCAACAAACCAACGAAAACATCTAA
- a CDS encoding acylphosphatase — MLDSSLPLAQIQVHVLVSGRVQGVGYRMATYDVAQALGLNGWVRNLADGRVEAVFEGSKDVVEEMVRWCRQGSRAAVVEDVAVKYKESEGFSDFSIRR; from the coding sequence ATGTTAGATTCATCACTACCCCTGGCGCAAATCCAAGTTCATGTTTTAGTTTCTGGTAGAGTGCAAGGAGTTGGTTATCGCATGGCAACTTACGATGTCGCTCAAGCGTTAGGGCTAAATGGCTGGGTACGCAATCTTGCAGATGGTCGCGTCGAAGCTGTTTTTGAAGGAAGTAAAGATGTAGTAGAAGAGATGGTGCGATGGTGTCGCCAAGGGAGTCGGGCTGCTGTCGTCGAAGATGTCGCTGTTAAGTACAAAGAATCAGAGGGATTTTCTGACTTTAGCATCCGTCGCTAA
- a CDS encoding 3-deoxy-7-phosphoheptulonate synthase, translating to MHNKLFNTHIEDSHILMTPKEVKAKLPLTHSAEKTVLRARKEIEAILEGYDSRKFIVVGPCSIHDVKAAKEYAEKLKKLADQVKDKLLLIMRVYFEKPRTNVGWKGLINDPDMNDSFHIEKGLLTARKLLIHLAELGLPAATEALDPIVPQYISELIAWSAIGARTTESQTHREMASGLSMPVGFKNGTDGGIEVALNALKSAEVPHHFLGINHNGQVSVFKTKGNTHGHIILRGGGGKPNYDPESIRAAEEKLKAANLPAKIVIDCSHGNSNKDYKLQATVFNNVVQQIVEGNTAIVGMMLESNLYEGGQSIPSNLADLKYGVSVTDKCISWEETERIISDAYEKLK from the coding sequence ATGCACAACAAACTATTCAACACGCATATTGAAGATTCACATATCTTAATGACTCCGAAGGAAGTAAAAGCAAAACTCCCTCTCACACATTCGGCAGAAAAGACGGTTTTGCGCGCTAGGAAAGAAATAGAGGCGATTCTAGAAGGTTACGACAGCCGTAAATTCATTGTGGTTGGACCTTGCTCGATCCATGATGTCAAAGCGGCTAAAGAGTATGCTGAAAAGCTCAAAAAACTTGCCGATCAAGTCAAAGATAAACTCCTACTCATCATGCGAGTTTACTTTGAAAAGCCCCGAACAAACGTTGGCTGGAAAGGTTTAATCAACGATCCAGACATGAATGATTCGTTTCACATCGAAAAGGGCTTGTTAACAGCACGAAAATTACTAATTCATTTAGCTGAACTAGGATTACCCGCCGCGACTGAAGCTTTAGACCCCATTGTACCGCAGTATATTAGTGAATTAATTGCTTGGTCTGCGATCGGCGCTCGTACAACTGAATCACAAACGCATCGAGAAATGGCAAGTGGTTTATCAATGCCTGTTGGTTTCAAAAATGGCACTGATGGTGGTATCGAAGTTGCCTTAAATGCCTTAAAGTCGGCTGAGGTTCCGCACCATTTTCTAGGTATTAACCACAACGGGCAAGTTAGTGTATTTAAAACCAAAGGAAACACTCACGGGCATATTATTCTTAGAGGTGGCGGTGGTAAGCCGAATTACGACCCAGAGAGTATTAGAGCCGCTGAAGAAAAACTAAAAGCAGCAAATTTACCAGCAAAAATCGTGATTGATTGCAGCCATGGAAACTCAAATAAAGATTATAAGTTACAGGCTACAGTGTTTAACAACGTCGTTCAGCAAATTGTTGAGGGTAACACTGCGATTGTTGGCATGATGCTGGAATCGAATTTGTATGAAGGCGGACAATCGATCCCGAGCAATTTAGCAGATTTGAAATATGGTGTTTCAGTAACAGATAAGTGTATTAGCTGGGAAGAAACTGAAAGAATTATTAGCGATGCTTACGAAAAACTCAAGTAG
- a CDS encoding DUF4278 domain-containing protein, which produces MTLSYRGLKYETSAVPVNSNIGITAKYRGLIYRKHPRTTLERQVCQLRYRGLTYNSVRFK; this is translated from the coding sequence ATGACTTTATCCTACCGTGGTTTGAAGTACGAAACTTCTGCTGTCCCTGTAAATAGCAATATTGGTATAACTGCCAAATATCGAGGTCTTATATATCGAAAGCATCCCCGTACTACCCTAGAAAGACAAGTGTGCCAACTAAGATATCGTGGTTTAACTTACAATAGCGTGCGTTTCAAGTGA